A genomic region of Denticeps clupeoides chromosome 17, fDenClu1.1, whole genome shotgun sequence contains the following coding sequences:
- the erc1a gene encoding ELKS/Rab6-interacting/CAST family member 1a isoform X4: MYGSSRSVGKSDSNHNGGKGNQNSGRSPRLPRSPRMGHRRTNSMGGSSGGPGGPGGKTLSMENIQSLNAAYATSGPMYMSDNEMAIATTSDLPKSTVTMARSGGRVSYGVRDVVMGSTPDMAVALPGSVGTICDAVGFAELHAASTVPHSLRQARDNTIMELQAQLKELLRENELLQREVEVKESKLSSSMNSIKTFWSPELKKERALRKDEVAKVAVWKEQYRAVQDETQHLQTSIQALQAELRIQRDLNQLLQPPSEPLASEPTEEHERQARELFLLRRTLEEMELRLDTQKQTLLARDDSIKKLLEMLHNKAPSAKASEEDHERTRRLAEAEMHMHHLENLLEQRDKEMAVLREELLRRIEGTPDSTKTKALQTVIEMKDSQICSLERGLRELEDQVLMLRSSSALSCEERQEEVKQMEVYRNHTKFMKSKMDQVKQDLSRKDTQLLGLQTKLETLTNQFSDSKQHIEVLKESLTAKEQRAAILQTEVDALRLRLEEKESMLNKKTKQIQEMSEEKSTLNGEIHDLKDMLEVKERKVNVLQKKIENLQEQLRDKEKQMSSLRERVKSLQTDTSNTDTALTTLEDSLAEKERIIERLKEQRDREEREKSEELDTSKKELKELKEKVSVLQGDLSERETSLLDLKEHASSLASAGLKKDSKLKSLEIALEQRREECTKLENQLKRVQNAAAEAQANSELSERISSLQTDVARHREDSFKAQTEVDRLLEILRQMENEKNDKDRKINELERQVKDQGKRVNKRDSMDKGKILSECPQQDSLRLKSERIEELEEALRESVQMTAEREMVLAQEEAARTHQEKQMEELLGAMEKVKLELESMKAKMSSTQQSLAEKEAHLTTLRAERRRHLEEVLEMKQEALLAAISEKDANIALLELSSSKKKKTQEEVAQLRREKDRLVQQLKQQTQNRMKLMADSYDDGHLKTQTNQTNHKPSPDQDDEEGIWA; encoded by the exons ATGTATGGGAGCTCTCGCTCAGTGGGCAAATCAGACTCCAACCACAATGGGGGCAAAGGTAACCAGAATTCCGGACGCTCCCCGCGACTCCCTCGGTCCCCCCGGATGGGGCACCGCCGTACTAACAGTATGGGAGGCAGCAGTGGTGGGCCCGGGGGTCCAGGTGGCAAGACACTTTCCATGGAAAACATACAGTCCCTCAATGCAGCGTATGCTACATCTGGCCCCATGTATATGAGCGATAATGAAATGGCCATCGCCACAACCTCTGACCTCCCCAAGAGCACCGTGACGATGGCACGTTCCGGTGGGCGCGTGTCCTATGGCGTCCGTGACGTGGTTATGGGCAGCACTCCGGACATGGCTGTGGCACTCCCTGGCTCCGTGGGGACGATATGTGACGCTGTCGGCTTTGCAGAGCTGCATGCGGCTTCCACGGTGCCACACTCCTTGCGCCAGGCGCGTGACAACACCATAATGGAGCTGCAGGCgcaactgaaggagctgctgcgAGAGAACGAGCTCctgcagagggaggtggaggtgaaggAGAGCAAGCTCAGCTCATCCATGAACTCTATCAAGACGTTCTGGAGCCCTGAGCTGAAGAAGGAGCGTGCCCTGCGCAAGGACGAGGTGGCCAAGGTGGCTGTGTGGAAAGAGCAGTATCGTGCCGTGCAGGACGAAACCCAG CACCTGCAGACATCTATACAAGCTTTGCAAGCTGAGTTGCGTATCCAGCGTGACCTGAACCAACTTCTCCAGCCTCCCAGTGAGCCTCTGGCCTCCGAGCCAACCGAAGAGCACGAGCGGCAGGCCCGCGAGCTCTTTCTGCTGCGCCGCACTCTGGAGGAAATGGAGTTACGCTTAGACACCCAGAAACAGACGCTACTTGCGCGTGACGACTCTATCAAGAAGCTGCTGGAGATGCTACACAACAAAGCACCTTCAGCCAAGGCCAGCGAAGAAGATCACGAGCGCACCCGCCGTCTAGCTGAGGCAGAAATGCACATGCATCACCTGGAGAACCTCCTGGAGCAGAGAGATAAAGAGATGGCTGTACTGAGAGAG GAGCTGCTTCGCCGCATTGAGGGGACCCCAGATTCAACAAAAACCAAGGCGCTGCAAACAGTCATTGAGATGAAG GACTCGCAGATCTGTTCCTTAGAGCGCGGACTGCGGGAGCTGGAGGACCAGGTGCTGATGCTACGCTCCAGCAGTGCTCTGAGCTGTGAGGAGCGTCAGGAGGAGGTGAAACAGATGGAGGTCTACCGAAACCACACCAAATTCATGAAAAGCAAG atGGACCAAGTGAAACAGGACCTCTCCAGGAAGGACACACAACTCCTGGGACTGCAGACCAAATTAGAGACCCTGACCAACCAGTTTTCTGACAGCAAGCAGCATATTGAGGTGCTCAAAGAGTCTCTGACTGCCAAGGAACAGCGTGCTGCCATCTTGCAGACCGAG GTGGACGCCCTGAGGTTGCgactggaggagaaggagagcaTGCTGAACAAAAAAACCAAGCAGATCCAGGAGATGTCAGAGGAGAAGAGCACGCTCAATGGGGAAATTCATGACCTCAAAGACATGCTGGAGGTCAAGGAGCGCAAGGTCAATGTGCTTCAGAAAAAA ATTGAGAACCTGCAGGAACAGCTGAGAGACAAGGAGAAGCAAATGAGCAGCCTGCGAGAGAGAGTGAAATCTCTCCAGACGGACACCTCCAACACAGACACTGCACTCACAACGCTGGAGGACTCGCTTGCCGAGAAG gAGCGCATCATTGAGCGTCTGAAGGAGCAACGTGAtcgagaggagagggagaaatcTGAGGAGTTAGACACCAGCAAGAAGGAGCTGAAGGAGCTGAAGGAGAAGGTCAGCGTGCTGCAGGGTGACCTATCAGAACGGGAG ACTTCACTGCTGGATCTCAAGGAGCACGCCTCCTCTCTGGCCTCTGCTGGCCTGAAGAAGGACTCAAAACTGAAAAGTCTGGAGATTGCACTGGAGCAGCGGAGGGAGGAGTGCACCAAGCTGGAGAATCAATTAAAGCGG GTGCAGAATGCAGCAGCTGAGGCCCAGGCCAACTCTGAGCTCTCTGAGAGGATATCGTCTCTGCAGACTGATGTAGCTAGACACAGAGAGGACTCCTTCAAGGCCCAGACCGAGGTGGATCGGCTGCTAGAGATCCTGCGTCAGATGGAGAATGAAAAGAATGACAAAGACAGGAAAATCAATGAGCTGGAGAG GCAAGTAAAAGACCAGGGCAAGAGGGTGAATAAGAGGGATTCAATGGACAAGGGCAAAATCCTAAGTGAATGCCCCCAGCAG GATTCACTTCGGCTGAAGTCCGAGCGCATTGAGGAGCTCGAGGAGGCTCTGAGAGAGAGCGTTCAGATGACTGCTGAGCGAGAAATGGTACTGGCACAGGAGGAAGCTGCACGCACACACCAGGAGAAGCAG ATGGAGGAACTGTTGGGAGCAATGGAGAAGGTGAAACTGGAACTAGAGTCCATGAAGGCCAAGATGTCATCTACCCAGCAGTCCCTGGCTGAGAAGGAGGCTCACCTGACCACGCTGAGGGCAGAACGCCGCAGGCACCTGGAAGAGGTGCTTGAGATGAA ACAGGAGGCGCTGCTGGCTGCCATTAGTGAGAAGGATGCCAACATTGCTCTATTGGAGCTTTCATCCTCCAAGAAGAAAAAGACGCAGGAAGAAGTGGCTCAGCTTCGCAGAGAGAAGGACCGCCTGGTGCAACAGCTGAAGCAGCAA ACACAAAACCGTATGAAGTTAATGGCTGACAGTTATGACGATGGACAcctgaaaacacaaacaaatcagACTAATCATAAACCATCTCCTGATCAG GACGATGAGGAGGGCATTTGGGCATAA
- the erc1a gene encoding ELKS/Rab6-interacting/CAST family member 1a isoform X3 — translation MYGSSRSVGKSDSNHNGGKGNQNSGRSPRLPRSPRMGHRRTNSMGGSSGGPGGPGGKTLSMENIQSLNAAYATSGPMYMSDNEMAIATTSDLPKSTVTMARSGGRVSYGVRDVVMGSTPDMAVALPGSVGTICDAVGFAELHAASTVPHSLRQARDNTIMELQAQLKELLRENELLQREVEVKESKLSSSMNSIKTFWSPELKKERALRKDEVAKVAVWKEQYRAVQDETQHLQTSIQALQAELRIQRDLNQLLQPPSEPLASEPTEEHERQARELFLLRRTLEEMELRLDTQKQTLLARDDSIKKLLEMLHNKAPSAKASEEDHERTRRLAEAEMHMHHLENLLEQRDKEMAVLREELLRRIEGTPDSTKTKALQTVIEMKDSQICSLERGLRELEDQVLMLRSSSALSCEERQEEVKQMEVYRNHTKFMKSKMDQVKQDLSRKDTQLLGLQTKLETLTNQFSDSKQHIEVLKESLTAKEQRAAILQTEVDALRLRLEEKESMLNKKTKQIQEMSEEKSTLNGEIHDLKDMLEVKERKVNVLQKKIENLQEQLRDKEKQMSSLRERVKSLQTDTSNTDTALTTLEDSLAEKERIIERLKEQRDREEREKSEELDTSKKELKELKEKVSVLQGDLSERETSLLDLKEHASSLASAGLKKDSKLKSLEIALEQRREECTKLENQLKRVQNAAAEAQANSELSERISSLQTDVARHREDSFKAQTEVDRLLEILRQMENEKNDKDRKINELERQVKDQGKRVNKRDSMDKGKILSECPQQLCSQDSLRLKSERIEELEEALRESVQMTAEREMVLAQEEAARTHQEKQMEELLGAMEKVKLELESMKAKMSSTQQSLAEKEAHLTTLRAERRRHLEEVLEMKQEALLAAISEKDANIALLELSSSKKKKTQEEVAQLRREKDRLVQQLKQQTQNRMKLMADSYDDGHLKTQTNQTNHKPSPDQDDEEGIWA, via the exons ATGTATGGGAGCTCTCGCTCAGTGGGCAAATCAGACTCCAACCACAATGGGGGCAAAGGTAACCAGAATTCCGGACGCTCCCCGCGACTCCCTCGGTCCCCCCGGATGGGGCACCGCCGTACTAACAGTATGGGAGGCAGCAGTGGTGGGCCCGGGGGTCCAGGTGGCAAGACACTTTCCATGGAAAACATACAGTCCCTCAATGCAGCGTATGCTACATCTGGCCCCATGTATATGAGCGATAATGAAATGGCCATCGCCACAACCTCTGACCTCCCCAAGAGCACCGTGACGATGGCACGTTCCGGTGGGCGCGTGTCCTATGGCGTCCGTGACGTGGTTATGGGCAGCACTCCGGACATGGCTGTGGCACTCCCTGGCTCCGTGGGGACGATATGTGACGCTGTCGGCTTTGCAGAGCTGCATGCGGCTTCCACGGTGCCACACTCCTTGCGCCAGGCGCGTGACAACACCATAATGGAGCTGCAGGCgcaactgaaggagctgctgcgAGAGAACGAGCTCctgcagagggaggtggaggtgaaggAGAGCAAGCTCAGCTCATCCATGAACTCTATCAAGACGTTCTGGAGCCCTGAGCTGAAGAAGGAGCGTGCCCTGCGCAAGGACGAGGTGGCCAAGGTGGCTGTGTGGAAAGAGCAGTATCGTGCCGTGCAGGACGAAACCCAG CACCTGCAGACATCTATACAAGCTTTGCAAGCTGAGTTGCGTATCCAGCGTGACCTGAACCAACTTCTCCAGCCTCCCAGTGAGCCTCTGGCCTCCGAGCCAACCGAAGAGCACGAGCGGCAGGCCCGCGAGCTCTTTCTGCTGCGCCGCACTCTGGAGGAAATGGAGTTACGCTTAGACACCCAGAAACAGACGCTACTTGCGCGTGACGACTCTATCAAGAAGCTGCTGGAGATGCTACACAACAAAGCACCTTCAGCCAAGGCCAGCGAAGAAGATCACGAGCGCACCCGCCGTCTAGCTGAGGCAGAAATGCACATGCATCACCTGGAGAACCTCCTGGAGCAGAGAGATAAAGAGATGGCTGTACTGAGAGAG GAGCTGCTTCGCCGCATTGAGGGGACCCCAGATTCAACAAAAACCAAGGCGCTGCAAACAGTCATTGAGATGAAG GACTCGCAGATCTGTTCCTTAGAGCGCGGACTGCGGGAGCTGGAGGACCAGGTGCTGATGCTACGCTCCAGCAGTGCTCTGAGCTGTGAGGAGCGTCAGGAGGAGGTGAAACAGATGGAGGTCTACCGAAACCACACCAAATTCATGAAAAGCAAG atGGACCAAGTGAAACAGGACCTCTCCAGGAAGGACACACAACTCCTGGGACTGCAGACCAAATTAGAGACCCTGACCAACCAGTTTTCTGACAGCAAGCAGCATATTGAGGTGCTCAAAGAGTCTCTGACTGCCAAGGAACAGCGTGCTGCCATCTTGCAGACCGAG GTGGACGCCCTGAGGTTGCgactggaggagaaggagagcaTGCTGAACAAAAAAACCAAGCAGATCCAGGAGATGTCAGAGGAGAAGAGCACGCTCAATGGGGAAATTCATGACCTCAAAGACATGCTGGAGGTCAAGGAGCGCAAGGTCAATGTGCTTCAGAAAAAA ATTGAGAACCTGCAGGAACAGCTGAGAGACAAGGAGAAGCAAATGAGCAGCCTGCGAGAGAGAGTGAAATCTCTCCAGACGGACACCTCCAACACAGACACTGCACTCACAACGCTGGAGGACTCGCTTGCCGAGAAG gAGCGCATCATTGAGCGTCTGAAGGAGCAACGTGAtcgagaggagagggagaaatcTGAGGAGTTAGACACCAGCAAGAAGGAGCTGAAGGAGCTGAAGGAGAAGGTCAGCGTGCTGCAGGGTGACCTATCAGAACGGGAG ACTTCACTGCTGGATCTCAAGGAGCACGCCTCCTCTCTGGCCTCTGCTGGCCTGAAGAAGGACTCAAAACTGAAAAGTCTGGAGATTGCACTGGAGCAGCGGAGGGAGGAGTGCACCAAGCTGGAGAATCAATTAAAGCGG GTGCAGAATGCAGCAGCTGAGGCCCAGGCCAACTCTGAGCTCTCTGAGAGGATATCGTCTCTGCAGACTGATGTAGCTAGACACAGAGAGGACTCCTTCAAGGCCCAGACCGAGGTGGATCGGCTGCTAGAGATCCTGCGTCAGATGGAGAATGAAAAGAATGACAAAGACAGGAAAATCAATGAGCTGGAGAG GCAAGTAAAAGACCAGGGCAAGAGGGTGAATAAGAGGGATTCAATGGACAAGGGCAAAATCCTAAGTGAATGCCCCCAGCAG CTGTGTTCCCAGGATTCACTTCGGCTGAAGTCCGAGCGCATTGAGGAGCTCGAGGAGGCTCTGAGAGAGAGCGTTCAGATGACTGCTGAGCGAGAAATGGTACTGGCACAGGAGGAAGCTGCACGCACACACCAGGAGAAGCAG ATGGAGGAACTGTTGGGAGCAATGGAGAAGGTGAAACTGGAACTAGAGTCCATGAAGGCCAAGATGTCATCTACCCAGCAGTCCCTGGCTGAGAAGGAGGCTCACCTGACCACGCTGAGGGCAGAACGCCGCAGGCACCTGGAAGAGGTGCTTGAGATGAA ACAGGAGGCGCTGCTGGCTGCCATTAGTGAGAAGGATGCCAACATTGCTCTATTGGAGCTTTCATCCTCCAAGAAGAAAAAGACGCAGGAAGAAGTGGCTCAGCTTCGCAGAGAGAAGGACCGCCTGGTGCAACAGCTGAAGCAGCAA ACACAAAACCGTATGAAGTTAATGGCTGACAGTTATGACGATGGACAcctgaaaacacaaacaaatcagACTAATCATAAACCATCTCCTGATCAG GACGATGAGGAGGGCATTTGGGCATAA
- the erc1a gene encoding ELKS/Rab6-interacting/CAST family member 1a isoform X2, protein MYGSSRSVGKSDSNHNGGKGNQNSGRSPRLPRSPRMGHRRTNSMGGSSGGPGGPGGKTLSMENIQSLNAAYATSGPMYMSDNEMAIATTSDLPKSTVTMARSGGRVSYGVRDVVMGSTPDMAVALPGSVGTICDAVGFAELHAASTVPHSLRQARDNTIMELQAQLKELLRENELLQREVEVKESKLSSSMNSIKTFWSPELKKERALRKDEVAKVAVWKEQYRAVQDETQHLQTSIQALQAELRIQRDLNQLLQPPSEPLASEPTEEHERQARELFLLRRTLEEMELRLDTQKQTLLARDDSIKKLLEMLHNKAPSAKASEEDHERTRRLAEAEMHMHHLENLLEQRDKEMAVLREELLRRIEGTPDSTKTKALQTVIEMKDSQICSLERGLRELEDQVLMLRSSSALSCEERQEEVKQMEVYRNHTKFMKSKMDQVKQDLSRKDTQLLGLQTKLETLTNQFSDSKQHIEVLKESLTAKEQRAAILQTEVDALRLRLEEKESMLNKKTKQIQEMSEEKSTLNGEIHDLKDMLEVKERKVNVLQKKIENLQEQLRDKEKQMSSLRERVKSLQTDTSNTDTALTTLEDSLAEKERIIERLKEQRDREEREKSEELDTSKKELKELKEKVSVLQGDLSERETSLLDLKEHASSLASAGLKKDSKLKSLEIALEQRREECTKLENQLKRVQNAAAEAQANSELSERISSLQTDVARHREDSFKAQTEVDRLLEILRQMENEKNDKDRKINELESVASRQVKDQGKRVNKRDSMDKGKILSECPQQDSLRLKSERIEELEEALRESVQMTAEREMVLAQEEAARTHQEKQMEELLGAMEKVKLELESMKAKMSSTQQSLAEKEAHLTTLRAERRRHLEEVLEMKQEALLAAISEKDANIALLELSSSKKKKTQEEVAQLRREKDRLVQQLKQQTQNRMKLMADSYDDGHLKTQTNQTNHKPSPDQDDEEGIWA, encoded by the exons ATGTATGGGAGCTCTCGCTCAGTGGGCAAATCAGACTCCAACCACAATGGGGGCAAAGGTAACCAGAATTCCGGACGCTCCCCGCGACTCCCTCGGTCCCCCCGGATGGGGCACCGCCGTACTAACAGTATGGGAGGCAGCAGTGGTGGGCCCGGGGGTCCAGGTGGCAAGACACTTTCCATGGAAAACATACAGTCCCTCAATGCAGCGTATGCTACATCTGGCCCCATGTATATGAGCGATAATGAAATGGCCATCGCCACAACCTCTGACCTCCCCAAGAGCACCGTGACGATGGCACGTTCCGGTGGGCGCGTGTCCTATGGCGTCCGTGACGTGGTTATGGGCAGCACTCCGGACATGGCTGTGGCACTCCCTGGCTCCGTGGGGACGATATGTGACGCTGTCGGCTTTGCAGAGCTGCATGCGGCTTCCACGGTGCCACACTCCTTGCGCCAGGCGCGTGACAACACCATAATGGAGCTGCAGGCgcaactgaaggagctgctgcgAGAGAACGAGCTCctgcagagggaggtggaggtgaaggAGAGCAAGCTCAGCTCATCCATGAACTCTATCAAGACGTTCTGGAGCCCTGAGCTGAAGAAGGAGCGTGCCCTGCGCAAGGACGAGGTGGCCAAGGTGGCTGTGTGGAAAGAGCAGTATCGTGCCGTGCAGGACGAAACCCAG CACCTGCAGACATCTATACAAGCTTTGCAAGCTGAGTTGCGTATCCAGCGTGACCTGAACCAACTTCTCCAGCCTCCCAGTGAGCCTCTGGCCTCCGAGCCAACCGAAGAGCACGAGCGGCAGGCCCGCGAGCTCTTTCTGCTGCGCCGCACTCTGGAGGAAATGGAGTTACGCTTAGACACCCAGAAACAGACGCTACTTGCGCGTGACGACTCTATCAAGAAGCTGCTGGAGATGCTACACAACAAAGCACCTTCAGCCAAGGCCAGCGAAGAAGATCACGAGCGCACCCGCCGTCTAGCTGAGGCAGAAATGCACATGCATCACCTGGAGAACCTCCTGGAGCAGAGAGATAAAGAGATGGCTGTACTGAGAGAG GAGCTGCTTCGCCGCATTGAGGGGACCCCAGATTCAACAAAAACCAAGGCGCTGCAAACAGTCATTGAGATGAAG GACTCGCAGATCTGTTCCTTAGAGCGCGGACTGCGGGAGCTGGAGGACCAGGTGCTGATGCTACGCTCCAGCAGTGCTCTGAGCTGTGAGGAGCGTCAGGAGGAGGTGAAACAGATGGAGGTCTACCGAAACCACACCAAATTCATGAAAAGCAAG atGGACCAAGTGAAACAGGACCTCTCCAGGAAGGACACACAACTCCTGGGACTGCAGACCAAATTAGAGACCCTGACCAACCAGTTTTCTGACAGCAAGCAGCATATTGAGGTGCTCAAAGAGTCTCTGACTGCCAAGGAACAGCGTGCTGCCATCTTGCAGACCGAG GTGGACGCCCTGAGGTTGCgactggaggagaaggagagcaTGCTGAACAAAAAAACCAAGCAGATCCAGGAGATGTCAGAGGAGAAGAGCACGCTCAATGGGGAAATTCATGACCTCAAAGACATGCTGGAGGTCAAGGAGCGCAAGGTCAATGTGCTTCAGAAAAAA ATTGAGAACCTGCAGGAACAGCTGAGAGACAAGGAGAAGCAAATGAGCAGCCTGCGAGAGAGAGTGAAATCTCTCCAGACGGACACCTCCAACACAGACACTGCACTCACAACGCTGGAGGACTCGCTTGCCGAGAAG gAGCGCATCATTGAGCGTCTGAAGGAGCAACGTGAtcgagaggagagggagaaatcTGAGGAGTTAGACACCAGCAAGAAGGAGCTGAAGGAGCTGAAGGAGAAGGTCAGCGTGCTGCAGGGTGACCTATCAGAACGGGAG ACTTCACTGCTGGATCTCAAGGAGCACGCCTCCTCTCTGGCCTCTGCTGGCCTGAAGAAGGACTCAAAACTGAAAAGTCTGGAGATTGCACTGGAGCAGCGGAGGGAGGAGTGCACCAAGCTGGAGAATCAATTAAAGCGG GTGCAGAATGCAGCAGCTGAGGCCCAGGCCAACTCTGAGCTCTCTGAGAGGATATCGTCTCTGCAGACTGATGTAGCTAGACACAGAGAGGACTCCTTCAAGGCCCAGACCGAGGTGGATCGGCTGCTAGAGATCCTGCGTCAGATGGAGAATGAAAAGAATGACAAAGACAGGAAAATCAATGAGCTGGAGAG TGTGGCATCAAG GCAAGTAAAAGACCAGGGCAAGAGGGTGAATAAGAGGGATTCAATGGACAAGGGCAAAATCCTAAGTGAATGCCCCCAGCAG GATTCACTTCGGCTGAAGTCCGAGCGCATTGAGGAGCTCGAGGAGGCTCTGAGAGAGAGCGTTCAGATGACTGCTGAGCGAGAAATGGTACTGGCACAGGAGGAAGCTGCACGCACACACCAGGAGAAGCAG ATGGAGGAACTGTTGGGAGCAATGGAGAAGGTGAAACTGGAACTAGAGTCCATGAAGGCCAAGATGTCATCTACCCAGCAGTCCCTGGCTGAGAAGGAGGCTCACCTGACCACGCTGAGGGCAGAACGCCGCAGGCACCTGGAAGAGGTGCTTGAGATGAA ACAGGAGGCGCTGCTGGCTGCCATTAGTGAGAAGGATGCCAACATTGCTCTATTGGAGCTTTCATCCTCCAAGAAGAAAAAGACGCAGGAAGAAGTGGCTCAGCTTCGCAGAGAGAAGGACCGCCTGGTGCAACAGCTGAAGCAGCAA ACACAAAACCGTATGAAGTTAATGGCTGACAGTTATGACGATGGACAcctgaaaacacaaacaaatcagACTAATCATAAACCATCTCCTGATCAG GACGATGAGGAGGGCATTTGGGCATAA